The following coding sequences lie in one Silvanigrella aquatica genomic window:
- a CDS encoding ABC-2 family transporter protein produces MNSKKLFKFIKIYSYEVLSNKGSIFSELIASLFFPILIQLLTWTYIYSKNDDILLYSREKMILYIIITVFLVNLNNGHDIIYETSNRIKSGLIDTYSIKPIDYNNFQFFSFIGKNFIVIVISLIIISSINIIFGNLLFLFPVIIFVLVSQYICFQLSYIFGLSSFWFVNYGFLTFLYYSLTNIFGGVLLPIEFWPEPFQTILRYNPFRLTVSGIPDLILNPNIYSFLQLSALFLFYGILFNLIIKYLKNKAINKYISYGG; encoded by the coding sequence TTGAATTCAAAAAAGCTATTCAAATTTATTAAAATTTACTCATATGAAGTTCTTTCTAATAAGGGATCTATATTTAGTGAGTTAATTGCTAGCCTTTTCTTTCCTATTTTGATTCAGCTATTGACATGGACATATATTTATTCAAAGAATGATGATATTCTTTTATATTCTCGTGAAAAGATGATTTTATATATTATTATTACTGTTTTTCTTGTTAATTTAAACAATGGGCATGATATTATTTATGAAACTTCAAATAGAATAAAATCTGGATTAATTGATACATATAGTATAAAGCCAATAGATTATAATAACTTTCAATTTTTTTCATTTATCGGCAAGAATTTTATAGTAATTGTAATATCATTAATAATTATATCATCAATAAACATAATTTTTGGAAATTTATTATTTTTATTCCCTGTCATTATATTTGTTTTGGTTTCACAATATATTTGCTTTCAATTATCTTACATATTTGGATTATCGAGTTTTTGGTTTGTCAATTATGGGTTTCTTACCTTTTTATATTATTCATTAACTAATATATTTGGTGGAGTATTATTACCAATAGAGTTTTGGCCAGAACCGTTTCAAACAATTCTTAGGTATAATCCATTCAGATTAACTGTGTCAGGAATTCCAGATTTAATTTTAAATCCAAATATCTATTCTTTTCTACAACTTTCAGCACTATTTTTATTTTATGGTATATTATTTAACTTAATAATTAAATATTTAAAAAATAAAGCTATAAATAAATACATCTCATATGGGGGTTAA
- a CDS encoding ABC-2 family transporter protein — protein sequence MSIKILFKTLYYNFKTELSYKFDFISDFILTLSYYTFILYLFKIIFSYNNSFDFWRIEDFYISFLVFLSMNFILEATSDSLNDFFDKLFQGKIDSYLCKPIKFYFLIFISFMMPTKILIAIIFNIYMFFYLYFNNYFNSFKNLILFLVSIIIVNIINILFTFIIHSLTLLSDKNLSVGVIQYNIMQLCFVPPTVFSISTLTTLVIILPTIVSSAIPVLILIYSKYYFLYLLLIPLIIMTLISIIIIKKFMNFVRYFGG from the coding sequence ATGTCAATAAAAATTTTATTTAAAACTTTATATTATAATTTTAAAACAGAGTTGAGTTATAAATTTGATTTTATTAGTGATTTTATTTTAACATTATCTTATTATACTTTTATACTCTATCTTTTTAAAATCATATTTTCTTATAATAATTCTTTTGATTTTTGGAGAATTGAAGATTTTTATATTTCTTTTTTAGTATTTTTATCAATGAATTTTATTTTAGAAGCTACAAGTGATTCTTTAAATGACTTTTTTGACAAGTTATTTCAAGGAAAAATTGATTCATATTTGTGTAAGCCGATTAAATTTTATTTTTTAATTTTTATCAGTTTTATGATGCCTACAAAAATTTTAATCGCAATAATTTTTAATATATATATGTTTTTTTACTTATATTTTAATAATTACTTTAATAGTTTTAAAAATTTAATATTGTTTTTAGTCTCTATTATAATTGTAAATATTATAAATATATTATTTACATTTATAATTCACTCATTAACTTTACTTTCAGATAAAAATTTATCTGTTGGAGTTATACAGTATAATATTATGCAATTGTGTTTTGTACCGCCAACAGTATTTAGTATAAGCACATTGACTACATTGGTCATAATATTACCAACAATTGTAAGTTCTGCTATTCCAGTATTAATCTTAATATACAGCAAATATTATTTCTTGTATTTATTGTTAATACCATTAATAATAATGACATTAATATCAATTATTATTATCAAAAAATTTATGAATTTTGTAAGATATTTTGGAGGATAA
- a CDS encoding non-ribosomal peptide synthetase: MNYNEIVLYIYNLNVKGIFIWEENNNIKLFIPKNIEKHEFDTNFIKTNKEKFIHVLKENNLNTKEIKILKTSFKNTELSFSQERLLYIDRLDEENNHYNLPILFKFPENINLNSLLKALNLILKKHEILRTIIKKENGNYYQIVEECIKECDVFFHKKYETKSSFEYELYNDFNYKYNLLNEIPIKFFIYSIENDLFCEKYLLIQIHHIAFDGWSSGILISEIDYYYSYFESRKSQELNNILEDTIQYKDFAIWQKHFLQNTVYSAQLKYWKNKLENFETLNLPVDINRKSNKSYGFDIPFELDYESSLKLINLAKSMNVSLFSLLLGGFYILLMNYCNQDDIIIGVPLANRNHKNIKSTIGLFVNTLPIRIKIDPNSKIIDFLKLVGEEVVNTQINQDIPFEKIVEELKVERNLFKNPIFQVMFTMGDFEEKISNLLLPYNEKYNYYTPATFDLTLAMEVNNSKIKGALNYSVNLFEIENVNGIVNSYIEILKSILLLNESKQQCYIKDINLINSDQYNKFILNNNYNYNSLNNYKSIIDIFYEQVKLNPNGIAIIYNDISISYEKLNFITNQIALYLKEKYLLTSESLISLCFDRNEYIIIGILSILKSGAAYVPIDPNFPDDRIKYIISDSNSLLVISNEKYQNKLRGLFGEKYNDFILPIDSIKFLEEVDSMPRDDIEVKRNLNSLAYVIYTSGTTGKPKGVLIEQLGVVNLIRELSKNYEMSNDTDSETMVLLANFVFDASIEQIFLAILNGFRLLIVPNNLWLDKKEFLNYLNHNNATHIDGTPSLLSQYDFNSLKSLKRLVFGGEKLNSEIFEKIKSNCNFKIINTYGPTEATVTAILNTDQENPVYIGKPIKNVTSYVVNYNLKPVPIGAIGELCIGGIALARGYLKNIELTDSKFILNPFQSECEKIININSKIYKTGDLVRWRLDGNLEYIGRSDCQIKIRGYRVEISEIENTILSYENISQCVVVLKSMISGNINTSEVNYLIAYYMSDKKICEISLLSYLEKYLPTYMIPSQFIHLNELPLTVNGKIDIKALKYQPIIENKNNIPPRNILEDKVSQIWSDILSIPKDQISIFDSFYKIGGNSILSIMLIDKINEIFDINLKVSEIILNNTIENIASIIYFRDNSLNLISNINFSISNKNMFMIHPGDGGCEIYFSLAHALRDNFKCYGVESYNLYNENKILCISELSEFYLKNIDKIMGINKSDEYHLFGWCFGGLIALQIAKILENRGVEKINLYLLDSFFIDKDLKLNISDIKPDNETLINHFKLLYQGLPIDNYLNKLVSNYEYDAQVLKNYHEFKLKKSKLVLFKSMIKGGNLDELEEILFNKEYNNIDKLFENKKNIYLVKMHNSNHDNILKDEELIVSQIIKGKGNFCEFSN; the protein is encoded by the coding sequence ATGAATTATAATGAGATAGTGTTATATATATATAATTTAAATGTTAAAGGTATTTTTATTTGGGAAGAAAATAATAATATTAAATTATTCATACCTAAAAATATTGAAAAACATGAATTTGATACAAATTTTATAAAGACAAATAAGGAAAAATTTATTCATGTATTAAAAGAAAATAATTTAAATACAAAAGAAATTAAAATTCTTAAAACTTCTTTTAAAAATACAGAATTATCTTTTTCTCAAGAAAGATTATTGTATATTGATAGATTGGATGAAGAAAATAATCATTATAATTTGCCAATATTATTCAAGTTTCCTGAAAACATAAATTTAAATTCACTTTTGAAAGCTTTAAATTTAATTTTAAAAAAACATGAAATATTAAGAACTATAATCAAGAAAGAAAATGGTAATTATTATCAAATAGTAGAGGAATGTATTAAAGAATGTGATGTTTTTTTTCATAAGAAATATGAAACAAAATCATCATTTGAATATGAACTATATAATGACTTTAATTATAAATATAATTTATTAAATGAGATTCCTATTAAGTTTTTTATTTATAGTATAGAAAATGATTTATTCTGCGAAAAATATTTATTGATACAAATTCATCATATTGCTTTTGATGGATGGTCATCTGGAATTTTAATCAGTGAAATTGATTATTATTATAGCTATTTTGAATCTCGAAAAAGTCAAGAATTAAATAATATTTTAGAAGATACTATTCAATATAAGGATTTTGCAATATGGCAAAAGCATTTTTTGCAAAATACTGTTTATAGTGCTCAATTAAAATATTGGAAAAATAAATTAGAAAATTTTGAAACTTTAAATTTGCCAGTTGATATTAATAGAAAAAGTAATAAATCTTATGGATTCGATATCCCATTTGAATTAGATTATGAATCTTCATTGAAATTAATAAACTTAGCAAAAAGTATGAATGTCAGTTTATTTAGCCTTTTATTAGGTGGGTTTTATATTCTATTAATGAATTATTGCAATCAAGATGATATTATAATTGGAGTTCCTTTAGCAAATAGAAATCACAAAAATATAAAAAGTACAATTGGATTATTTGTTAATACATTGCCTATCAGAATAAAAATAGATCCAAATTCTAAAATCATTGATTTTCTAAAATTGGTTGGTGAAGAAGTCGTAAATACACAAATAAATCAAGACATTCCTTTTGAGAAAATAGTTGAAGAACTCAAGGTTGAAAGAAATTTATTTAAAAACCCAATTTTTCAAGTAATGTTTACAATGGGGGATTTTGAAGAAAAAATTAGTAATTTATTATTACCATATAATGAAAAATATAATTATTATACCCCAGCTACTTTTGATTTAACTCTAGCAATGGAAGTTAATAATTCAAAAATTAAAGGCGCATTAAATTACTCAGTAAACTTATTTGAAATTGAAAATGTCAATGGAATAGTGAATTCATATATTGAAATTTTAAAAAGTATTTTATTGCTTAATGAATCAAAACAACAGTGTTATATAAAAGATATAAATTTAATTAATTCAGATCAGTATAATAAGTTTATTTTAAATAATAATTATAACTATAATTCTTTAAATAATTATAAAAGCATAATTGATATTTTTTATGAGCAAGTTAAATTGAATCCAAATGGAATAGCAATAATTTATAATGATATTTCAATTTCATATGAAAAATTAAATTTTATTACAAATCAAATTGCATTATATTTAAAAGAAAAATATTTATTAACTTCCGAATCATTAATTTCATTGTGTTTTGACAGAAATGAATATATTATTATTGGTATTTTATCGATTTTAAAATCAGGTGCAGCATATGTACCAATTGATCCAAATTTTCCTGATGATAGAATTAAATATATTATCTCGGATTCAAATTCTCTCTTAGTTATTTCTAACGAAAAATATCAAAATAAGTTAAGAGGTCTTTTTGGGGAAAAATATAATGATTTTATTCTTCCAATAGATTCTATAAAATTTTTGGAAGAAGTTGATTCAATGCCAAGAGATGACATTGAAGTAAAAAGAAATTTAAACAGTTTAGCATATGTTATTTATACATCAGGGACTACTGGAAAACCAAAAGGAGTTCTAATAGAACAATTGGGGGTTGTTAACTTAATTAGAGAGTTAAGTAAAAATTATGAAATGTCAAATGATACTGACTCAGAAACAATGGTATTATTGGCAAACTTTGTATTTGATGCCTCAATTGAACAAATATTTCTTGCAATATTAAATGGCTTTAGGTTATTAATTGTTCCAAATAATTTGTGGCTCGATAAGAAAGAATTTTTAAATTACTTAAATCATAATAACGCTACCCATATAGATGGAACACCAAGTCTCCTAAGTCAATATGACTTTAATTCATTAAAGTCATTAAAAAGATTAGTTTTCGGAGGCGAAAAGCTCAATTCGGAAATTTTTGAAAAAATTAAATCAAATTGTAATTTTAAAATTATAAATACATATGGACCGACAGAGGCAACTGTTACTGCAATTTTAAATACAGATCAGGAGAATCCAGTATATATTGGTAAACCAATTAAAAATGTAACTTCTTATGTTGTAAATTATAATTTAAAGCCTGTCCCAATTGGCGCAATAGGTGAATTATGCATTGGTGGAATTGCTCTTGCTCGAGGATATTTAAAGAATATTGAATTAACAGATTCAAAATTTATTTTAAATCCATTTCAATCAGAATGTGAAAAAATAATAAATATAAATTCTAAAATTTATAAAACGGGAGACCTTGTAAGATGGCGTTTAGATGGAAATTTAGAATATATAGGAAGAAGTGATTGCCAAATAAAAATCAGAGGATACAGAGTTGAGATTAGTGAAATTGAAAATACGATACTTTCTTATGAGAATATTAGCCAATGTGTTGTAGTTTTAAAATCAATGATTAGCGGTAATATAAATACTTCCGAAGTAAATTATTTAATAGCCTATTATATGTCAGATAAAAAAATTTGTGAAATTAGTTTATTAAGTTATTTAGAAAAGTATTTGCCAACATATATGATTCCTAGTCAGTTTATTCATTTAAATGAATTGCCTTTAACTGTAAATGGAAAAATTGATATAAAAGCATTAAAATATCAGCCAATTATTGAAAATAAGAATAATATTCCTCCAAGAAATATTCTAGAGGATAAAGTATCCCAAATATGGTCTGATATTTTATCAATTCCAAAGGATCAAATAAGTATATTTGATAGCTTTTACAAAATTGGAGGAAATAGTATTTTATCAATAATGTTAATTGATAAAATTAATGAGATATTTGATATAAACTTAAAAGTTTCTGAAATTATTTTAAATAATACAATTGAAAATATAGCAAGTATAATTTATTTTAGAGATAATTCCTTAAATTTAATTAGCAATATAAACTTTAGTATCAGTAATAAAAATATGTTTATGATTCATCCAGGAGATGGGGGCTGTGAAATTTATTTTTCGCTAGCTCATGCACTAAGAGATAATTTTAAATGTTACGGTGTCGAGTCTTATAATCTTTATAATGAAAATAAAATTTTATGCATATCTGAATTATCTGAATTTTATTTAAAAAATATTGATAAAATAATGGGTATCAATAAATCAGATGAGTATCATTTATTTGGTTGGTGTTTTGGAGGATTAATAGCGCTTCAGATTGCAAAAATTTTAGAAAATAGAGGTGTAGAAAAAATAAATTTATATTTATTAGATTCTTTTTTTATTGATAAAGATTTAAAATTAAATATAAGTGATATAAAGCCTGATAATGAAACATTAATAAATCATTTTAAATTGCTATATCAGGGTTTACCCATTGATAATTATTTAAATAAATTAGTTAGTAATTATGAATATGATGCGCAAGTTTTAAAGAATTATCATGAATTTAAATTGAAAAAATCTAAGCTTGTTTTATTTAAATCAATGATTAAAGGTGGTAATTTAGATGAATTAGAAGAGATTTTATTTAATAAAGAATATAATAATATTGATAAATTATTTGAAAATAAAAAAAATATTTATTTAGTTAAAATGCATAATAGTAATCATGATAATATTTTAAAGGATGAAGAATTAATTGTTAGTCAAATAATTAAAGGTAAAGGAAATTTTTGTGAATTTAGTAATTAA
- a CDS encoding phenylalanine 4-monooxygenase yields the protein MNKLNSIGLSIPEKNFIVDIEHKVMFNPISFSPSKEGAIGDEIISPKYSEINNYTWKKLFYNQFNCIKNDVCDEFINGINLLNIDRKKIPKLSSVSKKLKSITNWEIMRVEGLVYPRYFFELLANKLFPCTDFIRDISELNYIRSPDIFHDQFGHLPLISDHKFANFFHLFGLAGTKAKNDEEIEWFNRIYWYTAEFGIMKNKIENSSKKIYGAGLISSKSEFMNFYSNNIEVFHLDIDYMAKNTIVDINDFQKYFFEIESFEELEYKFTNWATKNEFL from the coding sequence ATGAATAAATTAAATAGTATTGGATTGTCCATTCCAGAAAAAAATTTTATTGTTGATATTGAACATAAAGTTATGTTTAATCCAATTTCATTTAGCCCCTCAAAAGAAGGGGCTATAGGCGATGAAATTATATCTCCAAAATATTCTGAAATTAATAATTATACATGGAAAAAGCTTTTCTATAATCAATTTAATTGTATTAAAAATGATGTATGTGATGAATTTATAAATGGAATTAATTTATTGAATATTGATAGAAAAAAAATTCCAAAACTTTCGTCAGTTAGTAAAAAACTTAAATCAATTACTAATTGGGAAATTATGCGCGTAGAAGGATTAGTATATCCAAGATACTTTTTTGAGCTTCTTGCAAATAAATTATTTCCATGTACTGATTTTATAAGAGATATTTCAGAATTAAATTATATTAGATCACCAGATATTTTTCATGATCAGTTTGGACATTTACCTTTAATTTCGGATCATAAATTTGCAAATTTTTTTCATTTATTTGGATTAGCTGGGACTAAAGCAAAAAATGATGAAGAAATTGAATGGTTTAATAGAATTTATTGGTATACGGCTGAATTTGGTATTATGAAAAATAAAATAGAAAACTCATCTAAAAAAATATATGGAGCCGGATTAATTTCTTCTAAGTCTGAATTTATGAACTTTTATTCAAATAATATTGAAGTATTTCATTTAGATATCGACTATATGGCAAAAAATACTATTGTTGATATAAATGATTTCCAAAAATACTTTTTTGAGATTGAATCATTTGAAGAGTTAGAGTATAAATTCACAAATTGGGCAACAAAAAATGAATTTTTATGA
- a CDS encoding ATP-binding cassette domain-containing protein: MNLVIKLENISKFIYEKKHTECKSIFSKLNYLFSRENSVKYLIKNCNIELYRGESLAIIGLNGAGKSTLIKVISGIMEPSEGNIKVLNYLPFKRNPNYLKKIGVVFGHKSSLIWDIPLKYSFELHKSIYGINSNDFKKRLHYLLELLSLDECLDKKVKYLSLGERVKSDLLMNMIHSPELIILDEPTVGVDMESKIMIRNFINYEREKSKTTFVITSHDPSDIENCCDRINILSKGEIVFSELTNKLKESYNEMTKFSVIDNNDKLLNLLNKNEFNNFKIENFVNLGSKINIIVNKNFESNFANFLLQLSLNDFELKSMSFEEILADKFKIYKNNLIIDDEEDYE; the protein is encoded by the coding sequence GTGAATTTAGTAATTAAACTTGAAAATATCTCAAAATTTATTTATGAGAAAAAACATACTGAATGTAAGTCAATATTTTCAAAATTGAATTATTTGTTTTCTAGGGAAAACAGTGTAAAATATCTAATAAAAAATTGCAATATTGAATTATATAGAGGTGAATCATTAGCTATAATTGGTTTAAATGGTGCTGGTAAATCTACTTTGATTAAAGTAATTTCGGGAATTATGGAACCTAGCGAGGGGAATATAAAGGTATTAAATTATTTACCTTTCAAGAGAAATCCTAATTATTTAAAAAAAATTGGAGTTGTTTTTGGTCACAAAAGTTCATTAATATGGGATATTCCATTAAAATATAGCTTTGAATTACATAAATCTATTTATGGCATTAATAGTAATGATTTCAAAAAAAGATTACATTATTTATTAGAATTACTTTCATTAGATGAATGCTTGGATAAAAAAGTAAAATATTTAAGCTTAGGAGAAAGGGTGAAATCAGACTTATTAATGAATATGATTCATTCACCTGAATTAATAATTTTAGATGAACCTACTGTAGGCGTAGATATGGAATCAAAAATTATGATTAGAAATTTTATTAATTATGAAAGAGAGAAAAGTAAAACAACATTTGTAATAACATCACATGATCCTAGTGATATTGAAAATTGTTGCGACAGAATTAATATATTATCTAAAGGTGAAATTGTTTTTTCAGAGTTAACAAATAAACTCAAAGAATCTTATAATGAAATGACAAAATTTTCTGTAATAGATAATAATGATAAATTATTAAATTTATTAAATAAAAATGAATTTAATAATTTTAAAATTGAAAACTTTGTTAATCTTGGCTCTAAAATTAATATTATTGTTAATAAAAATTTTGAATCGAATTTTGCTAATTTTCTATTGCAATTAAGTTTAAATGATTTTGAATTAAAATCTATGTCTTTTGAAGAGATATTAGCCGATAAATTTAAAATATATAAAAATAATTTAATTATTGATGATGAGGAAGATTATGAATAA
- a CDS encoding phenylalanine aminomutase (D-beta-phenylalanine forming), which produces MIYEKFYELNGDFVSSEIFNNIINNFDYKIKISDKVKNNIESSRRTLDKFVNENRIIYGVNTSMGGFVNYLVPTEFAEELQNNLIHSVASNVGQYFNEVETRAIMLARIISLSKGASAIKLSNFLTYVEMFNKNIFPCIPEKGSLGASGDLGPLSFIALAGIGKWKVRYRGEIIDAQEALQSADIVPMKLSYKEGLALINGTSAMVGTGLHNWFKASQLLKIYDFVSALSFEGLRTKLKPFDPKVHKRKLHTGQFKNAQNIFRILSTSSLIIDEQSEEKKIQAQCTNNVKCLNHQIEDAYSLRCTPQILGPVIDSMEFIKNTLENELNSSSDNPLILSDENDVFHNGHFHGQYISMVMDYLSINLTTISNLSDRRIDRFMDKNNSNGLPPFLCKENQGLRLGLMGSQFMSTSITAENRSLCVPLSIQTLTSTGDFQDIVSMGLIASRRAREILNNTYYIVGLELICACQAIDIREGQHLISDLSKILYNEVRKTCPFFNNDICITPYIENIISILQNNRFINELNEILINRISN; this is translated from the coding sequence ATGATATATGAAAAATTTTATGAATTAAATGGTGATTTTGTATCTAGCGAGATTTTTAACAATATAATTAATAATTTTGATTACAAGATAAAAATAAGTGATAAAGTAAAAAATAATATTGAATCTTCAAGAAGAACATTGGATAAGTTCGTCAATGAAAATCGGATAATTTATGGCGTGAATACGAGTATGGGAGGATTTGTAAATTATTTAGTTCCAACTGAATTTGCTGAGGAATTGCAAAATAATTTAATTCATTCAGTCGCTTCAAATGTGGGTCAATATTTTAATGAAGTTGAAACCAGAGCCATTATGCTAGCAAGGATAATTTCACTATCTAAAGGAGCTTCAGCAATTAAATTAAGTAATTTTCTTACTTATGTTGAAATGTTTAATAAAAATATTTTTCCTTGTATTCCTGAAAAGGGTTCATTAGGTGCAAGTGGTGATTTAGGGCCATTGTCGTTTATTGCTTTAGCTGGAATTGGAAAATGGAAAGTTCGTTATCGAGGAGAAATAATTGACGCTCAGGAAGCATTACAAAGTGCAGATATAGTACCCATGAAATTGAGCTATAAAGAGGGACTTGCGTTAATAAATGGAACTTCAGCAATGGTGGGTACGGGGCTCCATAATTGGTTTAAAGCTAGTCAATTGTTAAAAATATATGACTTTGTTTCAGCATTGTCATTTGAAGGATTAAGAACAAAATTAAAGCCTTTTGATCCTAAGGTTCATAAGAGAAAATTACATACTGGTCAATTTAAAAATGCTCAAAATATTTTTAGAATATTAAGTACAAGTAGTTTAATTATTGATGAACAAAGTGAAGAGAAAAAAATTCAGGCTCAATGCACAAATAATGTAAAATGCTTAAACCATCAAATTGAAGATGCCTATTCATTAAGGTGTACTCCACAAATACTTGGACCAGTAATAGATTCAATGGAATTTATAAAAAATACTTTAGAAAATGAATTAAATTCCAGTAGTGATAATCCTTTAATTTTATCTGATGAAAATGATGTTTTTCATAATGGACATTTTCATGGACAATATATTTCAATGGTAATGGATTATTTATCAATAAATTTAACTACTATTTCAAATCTCTCTGATAGACGAATTGATCGTTTTATGGATAAAAATAATAGTAATGGACTCCCTCCTTTTTTATGTAAAGAAAACCAAGGGCTGCGTTTGGGATTAATGGGTAGTCAATTCATGAGTACCTCAATTACTGCTGAAAATCGTTCTCTTTGCGTTCCTTTATCAATTCAAACCTTAACTTCTACAGGTGATTTTCAAGATATTGTTTCAATGGGCTTAATTGCATCTAGAAGAGCAAGAGAAATTTTAAACAACACATATTATATTGTAGGTTTAGAATTAATATGTGCATGTCAAGCAATTGATATAAGAGAAGGTCAACATTTAATTTCAGATTTATCGAAGATTTTATATAATGAAGTAAGAAAAACTTGTCCTTTTTTTAATAATGACATTTGTATAACTCCATATATTGAAAATATTATAAGCATATTGCAAAATAATAGATTTATAAATGAATTAAATGAAATTCTTATTAATCGTATTAGTAATTAA